Proteins encoded by one window of Halococcus hamelinensis 100A6:
- the dpsA gene encoding DNA starvation/stationary phase protection protein DpsA: MSLQESDSRLQQEFGTVDESPATRIEAERAEQVIDALNADLAASYVLYHQLKKHHWNVEGAEFLELHRFFEEAYEAVEEHADAIAERAQALGGVPVAGPVNLDERSYVEFEGEDVYDVRTSVANDMVMFADIVERFRDHIELANNLGDYTSEEVLRHAITDYEEYAHHLEHYLEDDTLVLEEATH; the protein is encoded by the coding sequence ATGAGTCTCCAAGAATCCGACTCCCGTCTCCAACAGGAGTTCGGCACGGTCGACGAATCGCCGGCGACCCGCATCGAGGCCGAGCGCGCCGAACAGGTCATCGACGCGCTCAACGCCGACCTCGCGGCGTCGTACGTGCTCTATCACCAGCTCAAGAAGCACCACTGGAACGTCGAGGGCGCGGAGTTCCTCGAACTCCACCGCTTCTTCGAGGAGGCCTACGAGGCCGTCGAGGAGCACGCCGACGCGATCGCCGAACGCGCCCAGGCGCTCGGCGGCGTTCCCGTCGCGGGGCCGGTCAACCTCGACGAGCGGAGCTACGTCGAGTTCGAGGGCGAGGACGTCTACGACGTCCGGACCTCGGTCGCGAACGACATGGTGATGTTCGCCGACATCGTCGAGCGATTCCGCGACCACATCGAGCTCGCCAACAACCTCGGGGACTACACCTCCGAGGAGGTCCTGCGCCACGCGATCACGGACTACGAGGAGTACGCTCACCACCTGGAGCACTACCTCGAGGACGACACCCTCGTGCTCGAAGAAGCGACGCACTGA
- a CDS encoding 2-amino-3,7-dideoxy-D-threo-hept-6-ulosonate synthase, whose product MTAGIHARLDRIGTDGKFLTIPMDHGLTLGAVRGLVDIEGTIDAVTRGGADAVLTQKGIAPRVHANKNDAGYIVHLNGSTAGGPDANDKRITGTVEAAVKAGADAVSFHINVGSASEPEQITDLGELTERASELGIPVLAMAYARGPGVDGANPERLAHAVRLAEELGADVVKTGYSGDAESFTQVVDATRLPVLIAGGEPAGDSASLEAVRGAMDAGASGVSMGRTVFQHDDPEAMTRAVSGVVHDDRTVEEALDRAGLAVEA is encoded by the coding sequence ATGACCGCGGGCATCCACGCACGGCTCGACCGTATCGGCACCGACGGCAAGTTCCTCACCATCCCGATGGACCACGGGCTCACCCTCGGCGCGGTCCGGGGGCTGGTCGACATCGAGGGAACTATCGACGCGGTGACGCGCGGCGGGGCCGACGCGGTCCTGACCCAGAAGGGGATCGCCCCGCGCGTCCACGCGAACAAGAACGACGCGGGCTACATCGTCCACCTCAACGGCTCGACCGCCGGCGGCCCGGACGCGAACGACAAACGGATCACCGGGACCGTCGAGGCGGCGGTCAAGGCCGGCGCGGACGCGGTCTCGTTCCACATCAACGTCGGCAGCGCATCCGAACCCGAGCAGATCACCGACCTCGGCGAGCTCACCGAGCGCGCCTCGGAGCTCGGGATCCCGGTGCTCGCGATGGCCTACGCCCGCGGCCCGGGCGTCGACGGGGCCAACCCCGAACGACTGGCCCACGCCGTCCGACTCGCCGAGGAGCTCGGCGCGGACGTCGTCAAAACCGGCTACTCGGGCGACGCCGAGAGCTTCACCCAGGTCGTCGACGCGACCCGACTGCCCGTCCTGATCGCCGGTGGCGAACCCGCAGGGGACAGCGCGTCCCTCGAAGCGGTCCGCGGCGCGATGGACGCGGGCGCGTCGGGCGTCTCGATGGGACGGACGGTGTTCCAGCACGACGACCCGGAAGCCATGACCCGCGCGGTCTCGGGCGTGGTCCACGACGACCGCACCGTCGAGGAGGCGCTCGACCGGGCGGGCCTCGCGGTCGAGGCATAG
- a CDS encoding FecCD family ABC transporter permease, which yields MAGSGPTTTVGEDEGWFEWVDGSLVSLILASVAIVAVAGLVQVSFGSYSMTIGQAWGAVFDPVVWTNPQVIATFLLGEGLANGLFSTLGLSTAAVDLPQRALIVWNIRLPRVLVAAFVGTNLAISGAIFQAVTRNELASPFILGVSSGAGLAILLTLVVFSGLTALLPVTASLGGAVAFLIVYAIAWQNGTSPVRLVLAGVIVSTVFQSLQTGLFFFADDLGIVQQAISWTTGSLTGTDWEQVRIALPWTILATVLALAGARQLNVLLLGERTAKSLGMSVERVRFALSGIAILAAAASISVAGIVSFVGLIVPHVVRNLVGSDYKRLMVGCVFAGPALMVAADVGARLALNPVQIPVGIVTGLIGGPYFLYLMRKQGSIGEV from the coding sequence ATGGCCGGGAGCGGTCCGACGACGACCGTCGGCGAGGACGAGGGCTGGTTCGAGTGGGTCGACGGCTCGCTGGTCTCGCTGATCCTCGCGAGCGTCGCGATCGTGGCGGTCGCGGGGCTGGTCCAGGTGAGCTTCGGGTCGTACTCGATGACCATCGGCCAGGCGTGGGGCGCGGTGTTCGACCCGGTCGTCTGGACCAACCCGCAAGTGATCGCGACCTTCCTGCTCGGCGAGGGGCTCGCGAACGGTCTCTTCTCGACGCTCGGCCTCTCGACGGCGGCCGTCGACCTCCCCCAGCGCGCGCTGATCGTCTGGAACATCCGCCTCCCGCGTGTCCTCGTCGCGGCGTTCGTGGGGACGAACCTCGCGATCTCGGGGGCGATCTTCCAGGCCGTCACCCGCAACGAACTCGCGAGCCCGTTCATCCTCGGGGTTTCGTCCGGTGCGGGGCTCGCGATCCTCCTCACGCTCGTCGTCTTCTCGGGCCTCACGGCGCTGTTGCCGGTGACGGCGTCGCTCGGGGGCGCGGTCGCCTTCCTGATCGTCTACGCGATCGCCTGGCAGAACGGCACCTCGCCGGTCCGGCTGGTCCTCGCGGGCGTGATCGTCAGCACGGTGTTCCAGTCGCTCCAGACGGGGCTGTTCTTCTTCGCCGACGACCTCGGGATCGTCCAGCAGGCGATCTCCTGGACCACGGGCTCGCTCACGGGCACCGACTGGGAACAGGTCCGGATCGCGCTGCCGTGGACGATCCTCGCGACGGTGCTCGCGCTCGCGGGCGCACGCCAGCTCAACGTCCTCCTCCTCGGCGAGCGCACCGCGAAGTCGCTCGGGATGTCGGTCGAGCGGGTCCGCTTTGCGCTCTCGGGCATCGCGATCCTGGCGGCGGCGGCGAGCATCTCGGTCGCCGGGATCGTGAGCTTCGTGGGCCTCATCGTGCCCCACGTCGTCCGCAACCTCGTCGGCAGCGACTACAAACGCCTCATGGTGGGCTGTGTGTTCGCTGGCCCGGCGTTGATGGTTGCCGCCGACGTCGGCGCGCGCCTCGCGCTCAACCCCGTCCAGATCCCCGTCGGGATCGTCACCGGCCTCATCGGCGGGCCCTACTTCCTCTATCTGATGCGGAAACAGGGCTCGATCGGCGAGGTCTGA
- a CDS encoding MGMT family protein, whose amino-acid sequence MSEVAGIYARESGYLDRCVQVGVASDRVVSVSFPRSLASEATPDHEVLDRIFDYLEGDRDEFTDVEIGLTVPTDQRSVLEAVREIPYGTQTSVEQLTGRVAGFDPADDDDRDRVRTALDENPIPVIIPDHRVRDGPSAAPPKVEQKLRSLEGL is encoded by the coding sequence ATGAGCGAGGTCGCCGGAATCTACGCGCGGGAGTCGGGATATCTCGACCGCTGCGTCCAGGTCGGGGTGGCGAGCGACCGCGTCGTCTCGGTGTCGTTCCCACGGAGCCTCGCGTCCGAGGCGACCCCCGACCACGAGGTGCTCGATCGGATCTTCGACTACCTCGAAGGCGACCGCGACGAGTTCACCGACGTCGAGATCGGTCTCACCGTTCCCACCGACCAGCGGTCGGTGCTCGAGGCCGTCCGCGAGATCCCCTACGGTACCCAGACCTCGGTCGAGCAGCTCACCGGCCGCGTCGCCGGTTTCGACCCCGCCGACGACGACGACCGCGACCGGGTGCGCACCGCGCTCGACGAGAACCCGATCCCGGTCATCATCCCCGACCACCGCGTTCGGGACGGCCCGAGCGCCGCTCCCCCGAAGGTCGAACAGAAGCTGCGATCGCTCGAAGGGCTCTAA
- a CDS encoding 3-dehydroquinate synthase II codes for MTRTVWLKADDSVGDWEQRKKRITAGLEAGVDWVLCDAADVSKVRDLGAVSVAAFVGGGIDTIGGESEGPDATVVGKGGEGDGTADLPPDLSGSADLSAIRRDDADGAYVRVFNQDYESFAEAAAGEADYTFIIGEDWTIIPLENLIARIGEETHLVAGVETADEARTAFETLETGSDGVLLDSDDPDEIRRTVEIRDEAEREHLDLQWAEVTGIEQVGSADRVCVDTGSLLSDDEGMLVGSMSRGLFFVHAETAESPYVASRPFRVNAGAVHAYVRTPDGGTQYLSEVKSGDEVQVVDTEGRTREALVGRAKIERRPMFRVEATVGAAVDDAESGGEVDGDHIETLLQNAETIKVATPDGPKAVTDLEVGDEVKVYHEETARHFGEAVDERIVEK; via the coding sequence ATGACACGTACGGTCTGGCTCAAAGCCGACGATTCGGTTGGCGACTGGGAGCAGCGGAAAAAGCGGATCACGGCGGGGCTCGAAGCCGGCGTCGACTGGGTGCTCTGTGACGCGGCCGACGTCTCGAAGGTGCGCGACCTCGGCGCGGTGTCGGTCGCGGCGTTCGTCGGCGGTGGCATCGACACCATCGGGGGCGAGAGCGAGGGCCCCGACGCGACGGTCGTCGGGAAGGGCGGTGAGGGCGACGGCACGGCCGACCTGCCACCCGACCTCTCGGGGTCGGCCGACCTCTCGGCGATCCGCCGTGACGACGCCGACGGGGCGTACGTCCGGGTGTTCAACCAGGACTACGAGTCCTTCGCCGAGGCCGCCGCGGGCGAGGCCGACTACACCTTCATCATCGGCGAGGACTGGACCATCATCCCGCTCGAGAACCTGATCGCACGCATCGGCGAGGAGACCCACCTCGTCGCCGGCGTGGAGACCGCCGACGAGGCCCGGACGGCGTTCGAGACGCTCGAAACCGGCTCCGACGGTGTGTTGCTCGATTCCGACGACCCCGACGAGATCCGGCGTACGGTCGAGATCCGCGACGAGGCCGAGCGCGAACACCTCGACCTCCAGTGGGCCGAGGTCACGGGGATCGAACAGGTCGGCTCGGCCGACCGGGTCTGCGTCGACACCGGCTCCCTGCTCTCGGACGACGAGGGGATGCTCGTGGGCTCGATGAGTCGAGGGCTGTTCTTCGTCCACGCCGAGACCGCCGAATCGCCCTACGTGGCCTCGCGGCCCTTCCGGGTGAACGCCGGCGCGGTCCACGCCTACGTCCGGACGCCGGACGGGGGCACCCAGTATCTCTCCGAGGTCAAGAGCGGCGACGAGGTCCAGGTGGTCGACACCGAGGGCCGAACCCGCGAGGCGCTGGTGGGGAGAGCGAAGATCGAGCGCCGGCCGATGTTCCGGGTCGAGGCGACGGTCGGCGCGGCGGTCGACGACGCCGAGAGCGGCGGCGAGGTCGACGGCGACCACATCGAGACCCTGCTCCAGAACGCCGAGACGATCAAGGTCGCCACGCCGGACGGCCCGAAGGCGGTGACGGACCTCGAGGTCGGCGACGAGGTCAAGGTCTACCACGAGGAGACGGCGCGCCACTTCGGCGAGGCGGTCGACGAGCGGATCGTCGAGAAGTGA
- a CDS encoding HAD family hydrolase yields the protein MKPDAVLFDLDATLCRRRWSPETVLSGAFDEVGVTPYTTASEMSAVVNDVPTAEDDVAFYTNCLEAAAARTDATPERAEAVARSYHRAIDYADVEFVPGAEAALRETDAPLGLVTNGSEATQRAKLDALGIADRFDVRVFADTGGIKPDPAPFEHALSELDVDPQGTVHVGDSLQADVAGANALGIRSVWISHGEAGPVDEVRPDHIIESPVGLPDLLRTT from the coding sequence ATGAAGCCCGACGCGGTGCTGTTCGACCTGGATGCGACCCTCTGTCGACGGCGCTGGTCGCCCGAGACGGTGCTCTCGGGGGCGTTCGACGAGGTGGGTGTGACGCCCTACACCACCGCGAGCGAGATGAGCGCGGTCGTGAACGACGTGCCGACCGCCGAGGACGACGTGGCGTTCTACACCAACTGCCTCGAAGCGGCCGCGGCGCGAACCGACGCGACACCCGAGCGCGCCGAGGCGGTCGCCCGCTCGTACCACCGCGCCATCGACTACGCGGACGTCGAGTTCGTCCCCGGTGCGGAGGCCGCCCTCCGCGAGACCGACGCCCCGCTCGGGCTCGTCACGAACGGCAGCGAGGCAACCCAGCGCGCGAAGCTCGACGCGCTCGGCATCGCCGACCGGTTCGACGTCCGGGTGTTCGCCGACACCGGCGGTATCAAACCCGATCCAGCACCCTTCGAACACGCGCTCTCTGAACTGGATGTCGACCCCCAGGGAACGGTACACGTCGGCGACTCCCTCCAGGCGGACGTCGCCGGTGCGAACGCGCTCGGCATCCGGTCGGTCTGGATCTCACACGGGGAGGCCGGACCGGTCGATGAGGTTCGACCGGATCACATCATCGAATCGCCCGTGGGTCTCCCCGACCTCCTGCGGACGACGTGA
- a CDS encoding ABC transporter substrate-binding protein produces MRRRRFLATTAAAGGLLAGCTGSDGGNNGSTAGAGDGTATSASDGTTGAGAATESGSTAAEATGSEATDGAGTTSGGSYSVTMPPVGTVSFDSVPETWVANNGSWADMGVALGKQPPKAVWLTERYHTQYYDDIPGVSVDKSGMQSLYSDGVSKELFYELDGDVHVIDPNFLLNRYKGWGQADVDEIESEIAPFFGNSIFSRGYDWHDDYPYLSLYEAFEKLAQVFQETERYEAFAKLHDDFQSNVSDVVPSGEKPAVAIMWAGSDEPDTFSPYLISPGTSFKQWRDLEVRDAFANTSVRDFHADRSEVDFETLLEVDPDVLLLRGHEDKTRKQFRNTVVSYLESNDTASALTAVENGDVYRGGPLYQGPITNLVLTERAARQVYGASAQLFDRQRVADIVTGSS; encoded by the coding sequence ATGCGACGACGACGATTCCTCGCGACCACGGCGGCCGCCGGCGGACTGCTCGCCGGCTGTACCGGAAGCGACGGCGGAAACAACGGGAGCACCGCCGGTGCCGGCGACGGGACCGCGACGTCCGCGAGCGACGGAACGACCGGCGCGGGAGCCGCGACCGAGTCCGGGTCCACCGCGGCCGAGGCGACGGGCTCGGAAGCCACCGACGGAGCGGGAACGACGTCGGGCGGGTCCTACAGCGTCACGATGCCGCCCGTGGGCACGGTGAGCTTCGACAGCGTTCCCGAGACGTGGGTCGCCAACAACGGGAGCTGGGCCGACATGGGGGTCGCGCTCGGCAAGCAGCCCCCGAAGGCGGTCTGGCTCACCGAGCGGTACCACACCCAGTACTACGACGATATCCCCGGCGTCTCGGTCGACAAGAGCGGGATGCAGAGCCTCTACAGCGACGGGGTGAGCAAGGAGCTGTTCTACGAACTCGACGGCGACGTCCACGTCATCGACCCCAACTTCCTCCTGAACCGGTACAAGGGCTGGGGACAGGCCGACGTCGACGAGATCGAGAGCGAGATAGCGCCCTTCTTCGGCAACAGCATCTTCTCGCGGGGCTACGACTGGCACGACGACTACCCGTACCTCTCGCTCTACGAGGCGTTCGAGAAGCTCGCGCAGGTGTTCCAGGAGACCGAACGCTACGAGGCCTTCGCGAAGCTCCACGACGACTTCCAGTCGAACGTGAGCGACGTCGTCCCCTCGGGCGAGAAACCCGCCGTGGCGATCATGTGGGCGGGGAGCGACGAACCGGATACGTTCTCCCCGTACCTCATCAGCCCCGGGACGAGCTTCAAACAGTGGCGCGACCTCGAAGTTCGGGACGCGTTCGCCAACACGTCCGTTCGGGACTTCCACGCGGACCGGAGCGAGGTCGACTTCGAGACGCTGCTGGAGGTCGACCCCGACGTCCTCCTGCTTCGGGGCCACGAGGACAAGACCCGAAAGCAGTTCCGGAACACCGTGGTGTCGTACCTCGAAAGCAACGACACCGCGAGCGCGCTGACCGCGGTCGAGAACGGCGACGTCTACCGCGGCGGCCCGCTCTATCAGGGGCCGATCACCAACCTCGTGCTGACCGAGCGCGCCGCCCGGCAGGTCTACGGGGCCTCGGCGCAGCTCTTCGACCGACAACGCGTGGCCGACATCGTCACGGGGTCGTCGTGA
- the trpB gene encoding tryptophan synthase subunit beta, with amino-acid sequence MATDENGKFGRYGGQYVPEALMAAVEELDDAYRRYVLENEDGFMDEFRARLRDFGGRPTPLQHADRLSERYGFDVYLKREDLLHGGAHKLNNALGQCLLAKYMGKDRIVAETGAGQHGTATAMAAAHLGMECEVYMGERDINRQRPNVFRMRLNGATVNPVTTGRGTLKEAINETMREWATTVEDTHYVIGSVVGPHPFPAMVRDFQSVIGEEARRQAEERIGGLPDSVVACAGGGSNTMGAFDAFVDDESVSLIAVEAGGSSLDVDEEAGVAPNSASLATGQEGVLHGARTKLLQDTTGQILESHSVSSGLDYAGVGPELANLVDEGRVTPTAVDDDAALEGFHRLSQLEGIIPALESAHAIAYLERADPDDLGEHVVVNLSGRGDKDLESVVEETEKRDIESAPEMGVFE; translated from the coding sequence ATGGCAACGGACGAGAACGGAAAGTTCGGTCGGTACGGCGGCCAGTACGTCCCCGAAGCGCTGATGGCGGCGGTCGAGGAGCTCGACGACGCCTACCGGCGCTACGTCCTGGAGAACGAGGACGGGTTCATGGACGAGTTTCGCGCACGTCTTCGGGATTTCGGGGGCCGACCCACCCCGCTCCAGCACGCCGACCGACTGAGCGAGCGCTACGGCTTCGATGTCTACCTCAAACGCGAGGACCTCCTCCACGGCGGCGCGCACAAGCTCAACAACGCGCTCGGCCAGTGTCTGCTCGCGAAGTACATGGGGAAGGACCGGATCGTGGCCGAGACCGGGGCTGGACAGCACGGCACCGCGACCGCGATGGCCGCCGCCCACCTCGGGATGGAGTGTGAGGTCTATATGGGCGAGCGCGACATCAACCGCCAGCGCCCCAACGTCTTCCGGATGCGGCTCAACGGCGCGACCGTCAACCCGGTGACGACGGGTCGTGGCACCCTGAAGGAGGCGATCAACGAGACGATGCGCGAGTGGGCGACGACCGTCGAGGACACCCACTACGTCATCGGCTCGGTGGTCGGCCCTCACCCGTTCCCGGCGATGGTTCGGGATTTCCAGTCGGTGATCGGGGAGGAAGCTCGTCGGCAGGCCGAGGAAAGGATCGGTGGGCTGCCCGACAGCGTGGTGGCCTGCGCCGGCGGCGGGTCGAACACGATGGGCGCGTTCGACGCGTTCGTCGACGACGAGTCCGTCTCGCTGATCGCGGTCGAGGCGGGCGGCAGCAGCCTCGACGTCGACGAGGAGGCGGGCGTCGCACCCAACTCGGCCTCGCTCGCCACGGGCCAGGAGGGCGTGCTCCACGGCGCGCGCACGAAACTCCTCCAGGACACCACGGGCCAGATCCTCGAATCCCACAGCGTGAGTTCGGGGCTCGACTACGCCGGTGTGGGGCCCGAGCTCGCGAACCTCGTGGACGAGGGACGTGTGACCCCGACCGCCGTCGACGACGATGCCGCCCTCGAAGGCTTCCACCGGCTCTCCCAGTTGGAGGGCATCATCCCGGCGCTCGAAAGCGCCCACGCGATCGCCTACCTCGAACGTGCCGACCCCGACGACCTCGGTGAGCACGTCGTGGTCAACCTCTCCGGGCGCGGCGACAAGGACCTCGAAAGCGTCGTCGAGGAGACCGAGAAACGCGACATCGAGAGCGCGCCCGAGATGGGGGTCTTCGAGTGA
- the trpA gene encoding tryptophan synthase subunit alpha → MSRIDEAFENTEAAFVPYLAVGDPDVESSVAYIEALARGGADVIELGLPFSEPIAEGPTIQHAVVRSLDAGMTPETFFEVVERLDVDVPLVCMTYYNLVYQYGRSQGGDPGPEPFVRRATEAGIDGFVIPDLPVEESGPLRTACDEHGCDLVFIAAPTTRGDRLTAAVERTSGYLYVQARLGVTSARDDVSDQTTESLDRLAEYDIPKAVGFGISSGEIAREVVAAGADGVIVGSALVDIVAEGHENGDDTTAVAERLEAKARELKDGALAGATQRAPRPERP, encoded by the coding sequence GTGAGCCGCATCGACGAGGCCTTCGAGAACACCGAGGCCGCGTTCGTCCCCTACCTCGCGGTCGGCGACCCCGACGTCGAATCCAGCGTGGCGTACATCGAGGCGCTCGCGCGCGGCGGGGCCGACGTCATCGAACTCGGCCTCCCCTTCTCGGAGCCGATCGCCGAGGGGCCGACGATCCAGCACGCGGTCGTCCGCTCGCTCGACGCCGGGATGACGCCCGAGACGTTCTTCGAGGTGGTCGAACGGCTCGACGTCGACGTGCCGCTGGTCTGTATGACCTACTACAATCTGGTCTATCAGTATGGACGGTCACAGGGTGGCGACCCTGGACCGGAACCGTTCGTGCGGCGCGCGACCGAGGCCGGCATCGACGGTTTCGTGATCCCCGACCTTCCCGTCGAGGAGAGCGGACCGCTGCGAACCGCGTGCGACGAGCACGGCTGTGACCTCGTGTTCATCGCCGCGCCGACGACGCGTGGGGACCGACTCACGGCGGCCGTCGAGCGAACCTCGGGCTACCTCTACGTCCAGGCCCGCCTCGGGGTCACGAGCGCCCGCGACGACGTCTCCGACCAGACCACCGAGAGCCTCGACCGGCTGGCCGAGTACGACATCCCGAAGGCGGTCGGGTTCGGGATCAGTTCGGGCGAGATCGCCCGCGAGGTGGTCGCGGCGGGTGCCGACGGCGTGATCGTCGGGAGCGCGCTGGTCGACATCGTAGCCGAGGGCCACGAGAACGGCGACGATACCACGGCGGTCGCCGAACGGCTCGAAGCCAAGGCCCGTGAACTGAAGGACGGCGCGCTTGCGGGGGCCACGCAACGTGCGCCGCGACCGGAACGTCCATAA
- the trpC gene encoding indole-3-glycerol phosphate synthase, protein MNEIEGVAPEVESILAAAAEREGGTSRLAVSARSFPEAFAAAESEGRVPVIAEVKPTSPTTDGEHDEDPVALAESMVAGGAAAISVLTEPDHFGGSPDALTAVREAVSVPVLRKDFVLREDQLDAVAADAVLLIARFVDDLPSLIEAARDRGFQPLVEVHSTTELDAALDAGADLVGVNNRDLTKLEVDLSTFEELAPRVPDDVTLVAESGITNQADVRRMREAGADALLVGTAIMDGDPETNARRLTTQDQ, encoded by the coding sequence ATGAACGAAATCGAGGGGGTGGCTCCCGAGGTCGAATCGATCCTGGCGGCCGCAGCCGAACGTGAGGGCGGCACCAGTCGGCTCGCCGTCTCGGCGCGGTCGTTCCCGGAGGCGTTCGCCGCGGCCGAATCCGAGGGCCGGGTGCCGGTGATCGCCGAGGTCAAGCCAACCAGCCCGACGACCGACGGCGAACACGACGAGGACCCCGTGGCGCTCGCGGAGTCGATGGTCGCCGGCGGCGCGGCGGCGATCTCGGTGCTCACCGAGCCTGACCACTTCGGCGGCTCGCCCGACGCGCTCACGGCCGTGCGTGAAGCGGTCTCGGTGCCGGTGCTCAGGAAGGACTTCGTGCTCCGCGAGGACCAACTCGACGCCGTGGCGGCGGACGCCGTCCTGTTGATCGCGCGGTTCGTCGACGATCTTCCGAGCCTTATCGAGGCCGCCCGCGACCGCGGCTTCCAGCCGCTCGTGGAGGTACATTCGACGACCGAACTCGACGCCGCGCTCGATGCGGGGGCCGACCTCGTGGGGGTGAACAACCGCGACCTCACGAAACTGGAGGTCGACCTCTCGACCTTCGAGGAACTCGCGCCGCGGGTTCCGGACGACGTCACCCTCGTGGCCGAGAGCGGCATCACGAACCAGGCCGACGTCCGACGGATGCGCGAGGCGGGGGCCGACGCGCTGCTGGTCGGCACGGCGATCATGGACGGCGACCCGGAGACGAACGCCCGGCGACTCACGACGCAAGACCAATGA
- a CDS encoding MATE family efflux transporter, which produces MVSWVGTALVRADLIEPERARRTTDLAWPRIVTGLARMSKNAADTAMVGLAVGTAAIAGVGFVAPYWGMAFALGGGLASGTIALVSQRYGADEPVGQPVRSSIVVVLGLTLPVAALFWFLPTQLLGLLSDNPRVVELGANYLRLMGLGVPFAGLNLIASRALVGADDAWTPMVVRAAGAVLNIAVNAALIFWLGYGVVGAAVGTVLANVAVTAAFIYGLTAGRLPGVGRLPITVDPLGTYVHGETTRQLVTIGTPLIGKNVAWRLGGFAMLWIVGLFGTTVVAAFVVAQRVRDLLNTPGWGFGLASSSLVGQELGTGDEDTAEAYGTEVIRFGVAVYFLLAAAVFVLADPIALAFVGDPASDALPIATLLVRATCVGIVFKGLSRTATGPLRASGDTRWPFYGQVLGYVVGLPLAYLGATTGLGLPGLVVAVVAVMVAPAAVSYYRFSTGRWKVIARNYRPATQPSD; this is translated from the coding sequence GTGGTCTCCTGGGTGGGAACGGCGCTGGTTCGGGCGGACCTCATCGAGCCCGAACGCGCGCGCCGGACCACCGACCTCGCCTGGCCACGGATCGTCACGGGCCTCGCGCGGATGTCGAAGAACGCCGCCGACACCGCGATGGTCGGCCTCGCAGTGGGGACGGCCGCGATCGCGGGTGTGGGGTTCGTCGCCCCCTACTGGGGGATGGCGTTCGCGCTCGGCGGCGGCCTCGCCAGCGGCACCATCGCGCTCGTCTCCCAGCGCTACGGCGCTGACGAACCCGTCGGCCAACCCGTCCGGTCGAGCATCGTGGTCGTGCTCGGCCTCACGCTCCCGGTCGCCGCGCTGTTCTGGTTCCTCCCGACACAGCTCCTCGGCCTCCTCAGCGACAACCCACGCGTGGTCGAACTCGGCGCGAACTACCTCCGGCTCATGGGCCTCGGCGTGCCGTTCGCGGGTCTCAACCTGATCGCGAGCCGCGCGCTCGTGGGGGCCGACGACGCCTGGACGCCGATGGTGGTCCGGGCCGCCGGCGCGGTCCTGAACATCGCCGTCAACGCGGCCCTGATATTCTGGCTGGGCTACGGCGTCGTCGGCGCGGCGGTCGGCACCGTCCTCGCGAACGTCGCCGTCACGGCCGCGTTCATCTACGGGCTGACGGCCGGCCGGCTCCCGGGCGTCGGGCGACTCCCCATCACCGTCGACCCGCTCGGTACCTACGTCCACGGCGAGACCACCCGCCAACTCGTGACGATCGGGACGCCCCTGATCGGCAAGAACGTCGCCTGGCGGCTCGGCGGTTTCGCCATGCTCTGGATCGTCGGACTGTTCGGAACGACGGTGGTGGCGGCGTTCGTGGTCGCCCAGCGCGTTCGGGACCTCCTCAACACCCCCGGCTGGGGTTTCGGGCTCGCCTCCTCCAGCCTCGTCGGCCAGGAACTCGGCACCGGCGACGAGGACACCGCCGAGGCCTACGGCACCGAGGTGATCCGTTTCGGCGTCGCGGTCTACTTCCTGCTCGCGGCCGCGGTGTTCGTCCTCGCCGATCCGATCGCGCTCGCGTTCGTCGGCGACCCCGCGAGCGACGCGCTCCCGATCGCCACGCTGCTCGTCAGGGCGACCTGCGTCGGGATCGTCTTCAAGGGTCTCTCGCGAACCGCGACCGGCCCGCTCCGCGCGAGCGGCGACACCCGGTGGCCGTTCTACGGCCAGGTCCTCGGCTACGTCGTGGGGCTCCCGCTCGCGTACCTCGGCGCGACGACCGGGCTCGGTCTCCCGGGGCTCGTGGTCGCCGTCGTCGCCGTGATGGTCGCGCCCGCCGCGGTCAGCTACTACCGCTTCTCGACGGGCCGGTGGAAGGTGATCGCCCGGAACTACCGCCCCGCGACCCAGCCCAGCGACTGA